CAGATTGCTCGTAATTCTGAAGGTTTTACGGATACACAATTGGATACAATTTTCTCCGGTATACCTTCCCAATTACTACAAAATAGACCAGATATAAAACAAGCGGAATATGAGTTAGAAGCTGCAAAACTAAATATTAAAGTGGCAAGGGCAAATTTTTATCCTTCTGTTGGATTAAAAGCTGGGTTAGGCCTACAAGCATTTAAACCTAAGTACTTAACAGAGACCCCGGCATCTTTAATATACAGTGCGGTAGGTGATGTTGTTGGACCGCTGATAAATAGAAATGCAATTAAAGCTGATTATAATACTGCTAATGCCAAGCAAATTCAAGCAGTATATGAATATGAAAAAGCAATTTTAAGCGGTTTTATAGAAGTAACAAATCAATTGTCTAAAATGGAAAATCTAAAGCAGAGTTATGCTTTGAAGGAAAACCAAGTAGAGGCATTGACAGCATCTATTGATTTATCTACACGGTTATTTCAATCAGCAAGAATTGAATATATTGAAGTATTGTTAACGCAACGTGAAGCACTTGAATCTAAAATGGAATTGGTAGAAACTAAAAAAGACCAATTAATGGCAAGGATAAATATTTACCAAGCTTTAGGCGGCGGATGGAAGTAACGGGTTTATAACTAATAAAAACTAATTTTAACCCTAATAGGGATTGAGTCTATTAGGGTTTTTAATTGTTTTAGAAGTTTTTTTTAGAAAAAACAACTGTTTAATGTTCAATCTTTTTAATGATTTTTTAAAGTATATGTACAGAACACTTAAACAATACTACTAATCCTATCCGAAAATTTTAACTATAACTGGTATTATTTTAGTTTTATAGCAAATTCTTATGAAAAAAATATCTCTAAACTACATAAAATGATTGATTTAAAAGATTACGACAACGCGGTGATCAAGTTTAGAAAAAGCTTGAGCTTTATTATGTTACCCGTTATTTCTTGGGACTTTTATGCTTCTAATTATGAAGAAATAAAACAAACCGAAAAAGATGTTGATTCTTTATTAAGAATAGTTTCTGCAAATTCTTGGAATATTGATACAAAAATTATCGACACTAAATTAAAAATAGACAAGAATGTTGTTGTAGTAACAGATGCCAAATTAAATATTGTATTTGCTACCCAAAATATGTGGAATATGAGCCAATACCGACCTGAAGAAATTATAGGCAAAAGTCCTAAAATGTTTCAAGGTGACTTAACATCTTCAACTACACTGAAAATTGTTTCTAATGCAATTAAAGAAAAAAAACCTTTTGAGGTTACGGTGGTCAATTATAGAAAAGATGGGTCTACCTATAAGTGCTGGATTCAGGGACAACCTGTATTTGATAAAAAAGGTGATGTAGTTAATTTTATAGCTTTTGAGAAAGAAGTTGCTTAATTTTTATAGGCAAAACAGTAAAAAGGGTCGCTATGTTGCGACCCTTTTTTGTGAAATTATATTTTGAAATCTAACTATATATCGCCAGATTCTATTTCTGTTACTCTTAATGTATTTACCATACCTTTATCTTTCATTGGCATAGCAGCAAGACTTATTAGCATATCACCAACTTGCAAATATCCTTTATTGAAGGCAATACGGTTTACATCATCTATAGTATCATCTGTAGAAACATCTTTATCATAGAAAAATGCTTTTACACCCCATAATAAATTTAATTGTGTTAGAATTCTTTTATTAGAGGTGAAAACCAAAATATGTGAACTGGGTCTCCAAGCAGAAATTTGAAAAGCAGTATATCCACTATTTGTTAAAGTTGAAATAGCTTTTGCTTTAATTTCATTTGCCATTAAAGCCGCATGATAACAAATAGATTTTGTAATATATCTTTTTGTTCGAATATGAGGTGGGTCGTGTGGTACATGTATTAAATCTGAACCCTCGACACTCTCAAGAATACTGGCCATTTTTTCAATTACTTGTACTGGATAATTCCCAACAGAAGTTTCTCCAGACAACATTACAGCATCAGCGCCATCCATAACCGAGTTGGCTACATCATTTACTTCAGCTCTTGTTGGCGTAAGGCTAGTAATCATTGTTTCCATCATTTGGGTAGCAATAATTACCGGAATTCTAGCTTTTTTAGCACGAAGCACCAATTGCTTTTGAATTAACGGTACTTCTTGTGCAGGAACTTCAACACCTAAATCGCCTCGAGCAACCATAAGTCCGTCACAATAAGCAACAATTTTATCAATATTTTCAACTGCCTCTGGTTTTTCAATCTTGGCTATTATTGGAATTTTATGAGGAGAATGCTTATTGATGATATTTTGAAGGTCAATTAAATCTTGACTAAAACGGACAAAAGAAAGTGCTATCCAATCTACTTCTAAAGAAATTGCAAATTCAGCATCTTTAATATCCTTTTTTGTTAGAGCAGGTAAAGAAATATTAGTATTTGGTAAGTTAACACCCTTTTTTGACTTTAACGGTCCGCCTTGTATTACCTTGGCCAGTACTTCATCTTTGCCGTTGGTTTTCACCACTTGAAACATTAATTTACCATCATCTAAAAGAATGCGCTCCCCAGCCTTCACATCTCTAGGGAATTCTTTATAATTCATGTAAACTCTTTCTGCAGAACCCTCAAATGGGGCGCCAGTAACAAATGTTATTTCATCTCCAGGACTTACAACGACATCACCTGCCATTACCCCTACACGTAATTTAGGGCCTTGTAAATCTGCTAAAATGGAAGTATTTGTTTCCATTTCTGCATTTAATTCACGTATCATGGTTACACGCTCTTTTACATCATCATAATCGGCATGTGAAAAATTTATTCTGAATACATCTACTCCTGCATCAATCATGCTCCTGAGTACCTCTTTCTTGCTCGTTGCAGGCCCTAATGTGGCTACAATTTTCGTCTTTTTTACAGTTGGCATTTTTAAAAAATTAAGTTGTTTTTGGATTTTAGTTTATCTGTACTTATTTCATACGCTGCCATGACTCGTGGCAACATAAGTATGTTTTTAATTAATTTGCTTGTGTCAAATTCCTTATCCGTTTCTATTTTTAATAGATAATCAACGTCTTTATACTCAGGTATTAACCTTGGTTTAGTATACGTTGCTTCGTTTTGGAATAAATCATTATTAAGTATTTGTTGTTGTTCACTGCTGTGGTTAGACACTAATACCCAATACATATCATGAAATTGATCATCCCATTCAAAAAATGGGAATGATTTATTTTCAGCTAGATTAAAATTTTTTCTTGCTCTAACAAATCTTGCCTTAATAGTATCATTTAAACCATATACTAAAGCATAATCTTCTAAAGTAGTATGTAATGCGATAACTATAAAAGATTCGTCGTAAAAATCTTCATTTATTTTATAAATAGCTGCCATACTAAAAGAAAACGGTAAATATAAAACTAATAAGCTTCAATGCCTAGTTTCATAAATCGATTAAAACACAACAAAAGTTATTAAAATGTTAGCATTTTAATATTTTGACTGAAGATTAGTTCTCCATTTTGTCTTGAAGTGCAAAGAATGCTCTTTTTGAAGCTCGTTCTTCTGCTTTCTTTTTTGAAGTAGCTCTTGCTTTTGAAACCACATTGCCACCAATAGAAAGCTTTACGGCAAAATGTTTTAACGGATCATTACCCGTATCTTCATAAACATCAAAATCAAAAGTTTTCTTTTGCTTTTGACACCACTCTATTACCAGACTTTTATAACTGATTACTCTACCCTCCAATTGTTCAATATCCACATAAGGCCCAATTACTCTCTTTTGAATAAATTTTTCGCAGTAACTATATCCTCTATCTAAGTAAATTGCACCTACCAAGGCCTCAAAAACATTCCCATGTATATTTTGACCAAAATGAGATTTAGGTATTCTACTTTCTACAAAGTTTATTAATCCTAAATCTTTTCCTAATTCATTTAGGTGTTCGCGACTTACTATTTTAGAGCGCATTTTAGTAAGGTAACCTTCGTCTCCTTCTGGAACCTCTTTATAAAGATGTTTTGAAATTATGGTTCCTAACATAGAATCTCCTAAGAATTCTAACCGCTCATAATTCATTGCATTTCCGTTATCATCTTTTTTATTCATTGACCTATGCAAAAAGGCCTTTTTATAAAATGATAATGTTTTGGGTTTAAATCCTAAAATTTTGGTCACCCCCAAAAAAAAATCCCCATCCTCTTTTGGATGGGAATTAAATAAGTTTGTGGGAAAAGACATAAAACTATTAATCTAATTTTTTAAAAACTACACACGCATTATGGCCACCAAAACCAAATGTATTGCTCATAGCCACTTTCACATCTCGTTTTTGAGCTTTGTTCAATGTAAGGTTTAAACTAGGATCTATGTTCTCATCTACCGTAGTATGGTTAATTGTTGGTGGTACTATACCATGCTCCATTGCCAAAATTGAAGCAATTGCCTCAATAGCACCTGCAGCACCTAATAAGTGCCCGGTCATTGATTTGGTAGAATTGATATTTATATTCTTAGCGTGATCTCCAAATACTTGGGTAATTGCCTTAAGTTCTGCAACATCTCCTAAAGGTGTTGAAGTACCATGTGTATTTATGGCATCAACATCTTCTATAGATAAGCCTGCATCCCTTAAACAGTTTTCCATAACACGCACTACTCCAATTCCATCTGGGTGAGGAGCGGTCATGTGGTAAGCATCACTAGACATTCCGCCTCCTGCTACTTCAGCATATATTTTTGCTCCTCTTGCAATTGCATGTTCATATTCTTCTAAAACTAAAGCACCTGCTCCTTCTCCTAATACGAAACCATCTCTGGTTGCATCAAAAGGTCTTGAAGCCGTTTCCGGGCTTTCGTTCCTAGTAGATAATGCGTGCATTGCTCCAAAACCACCCATACCTGCAATAGTTACGGCAGCTTCACTACCACCTGTTACAATAACATCACAATGTCCTAAACGTATATAGTTTAAAGCATCTATCATCGCATTTGCTGCAGATGCACATGCCGAAACAGTTGTGTAATTAGGCCCCATAAAACCATGCTTTATGGATATATTCCCTGGTGCAATATCTGCAATCATTTTTGGTATAAAGAACGGATTGAACCTAGGAGTACCATCTCCATTAGCAAAATTCATCACTTCATTCTGAAAAGTTTCTAAACCGCCAATACCTGCTCCCCAAATAACCCCAACACGAAATTTATCGACTTTTTCTAAATCTAATTTAGAATCAAGAATGGCTTCATCTGACGATACAAGTGCATACTGTGCAAATCTATCCAGCTTACGGCCTTCTTTTCTGTCAAAATAATCTTCGGTGTTGTAATTCTTTAACTCACACGCAAATTTAACTTTGAACTTTTCTGTATCGTAATAGGTTATTGGTGCAGAACCGCTTTTGCCGTTTACCAATGCATTCCAATATTCCTCTATATTATTACCTATTGGGGTAAGTGCCCCCAATCCTGTAACTACAACTCGCTTTAACTGCATTTAACTTCTTATTTGTTTAAATCTAAACCAAGCGTAAATTAAAAAAAATTATCCATGTGGAGCATTTACCACATGGATAATTTGAATTCTATCTAAGAATACATGATTTACTTAGCTTCTTGTATATAGCTGATCGCTTGACCAACAGTTGCGATATTTTCGGCTTGATCGTCCGGAATTTGAATATCAAATTCTTTTTCGAATTCCATTATCAACTCAACTGTATCCAATGAGTCCGCGCCTAAGTCGTTAGTAAAACTAGCTTCCGTAACTACTTCGTTCTCATCAACTCCTAATTTATCAACGATGATAGCTTTAACTCTTGATGCAATGTCTGACATAATAATATTTGTTTTAAAATTTAAATTGAAGGCAAAAATAAAAAACTTTGGTTTAATTACACTAATTGTCGTTAAAATGTATGGTAATTTAATAAAATTAAAGACAAGTGCACTAATTTTACCATATTAATATTTTATTTCGGTAACGTTGCAAAAAGGTATTGAAGAAGTGGCGAGGTATTAGAACTATAATGTTATTCGTTTTTTTCTAAATTCTGACAAGCTAATTTGTTTACTTTTTAAATCCGAAATTAATTAATTTCTTGCTCTCTTATTAAAGACCATTTCTATTGAAAACCAAACAAATTATTCTTTTTGCCTCGGGTTCCGGGTCTAATGTTGAAAACATTGCCAACTATTTTAAATCTCGAAAGGACGTTACTATATCCTGTGTTTTAACTAACAAAAGCGATGCCAAAGTCATTGAACGGTGCAATAGACTTGGAATAAATGCACTTTTTTTTAACAGACAGGCCTTTTCTAAAAGTGATTTTATTTTAAAAATGTTGCAATCTCTTCATCCAGACCTTATTGTTTTGGCAGGCTTTCTTTGGAAAATGCCCGAAGCTATTACAAGTGCCTTCCCAAATAAAATTGTAAACATACACCCAGCACTTTTACCAAAATATGGCGGAAAGGGTATGTACGGTATGCATGTTCATACTGCTGTAAAAGAGAATAACGAAAAAGAAACAGGCATTACTATACATTATGTAAACGCTAATTACGATGAAGGCGCAATAATAGAACAGGCAAAAACTGTCATAGAAAGTAATGACACGGTAGAAAATATCGCTTCTAAAGTACACCAGTTAGAATATGAATACTTCCCAAAAGTTATTGATGCAATTTTATTGAAACAGTAATGGCGAAAAAAGGAAAATTCTATGTCGTTTGGAAAGGCAAAAAGCCCGGTATTTTTGATTCTTGGGCAGCATGCAAGAAATCTATTACTAACTATGCGGGTGCCGAATACAAATCTTTTGAATCTTTTGATGCTGCAAAAAAAGCCTACAATGGCAATTATGCAGATTTTAAAGGAAAGAAGAAAACAGGACCCACATTATCTAAAGAAGAATTAATACGCATTGGCCAGCCTAACTACCATTCAATTTCTGTAGATGCAGCATCTAGTGGAAATCCTGGTGTTATGGAATACCAAGGTGTAGACACTAAAACTGGTAAAAAATTATTTAGACAAGGTCCTTTTCCGCAGGGCACGAATAATATAGGTGAATTTTTAGCCATTGTTCACGGGCTCGCATTTTTAAAAGAGCGCAACAGCGACCGCATTATTTATACGGATTCTAGAACGGCAATGAGCTGGGTTCGCAAAAAGAACTGTAATACCAAATTGACTGCATCTACAAAAAATAAAGACTTATTTGAACTTATAGATAGAGCAGTAAACTGGTTAAAAAATAATCAATATACTACAAGGATAGTAAAATGGGAAACCAAGGCTTGGGGAGAAATACCTGCCGATTTTGGTAGGAAATAATTGGGATTTTTGCTCTCTTTAATACTTTAGTATACCATTACTATCTGTAATCAAAAAACGATTTTAATTAGCCAGTCAAATCCCTATCTTTGCAGCTTAAATTTTTTACAATTTTATGGGTAAACTTTTAATAGTAGGTACTGTTGCTTTTGATGCCATTGAAACTCCTTTTGGCAAAACGGATAAAATATTGGGGGGTGCCGCTACGTATATTGGTTTAGCTGCATCGCAATTTGAAGTAGATTCAGCTATTATTTCAATTGTCGGTGATGATTTTCCACAAGATTATTTGGATTTATTTACAGAAAGAAATATTGATATTACCGCACTTGAGATAGTTAAAGGTGGAAAAACCTTCTTTTGGAAAGGTAAATACCATAACGATCTAAACTCAAGAGACACTTTAGTTACCGAATTAAATACCTTAGCTGACTTTAACCCTGTTGTCCCGGCTGCTTATAAAGATGCTGATGTTGTAATGTTAGGTAATCTTCACCCAATTGTTCAGCTAGGTGTAATTAATCAGATGAAAAAACGACCAAAACTAATAGTATTGGATACCATGAATTTTTGGATGGACAATGCTTTAAACGATTTATTGGAGGTCATTAAACATATAGATGTCCTTACTATTAATGATGAAGAGGCAAGACAATTAACCGGAGAATATTCTTTAGTAAAAGCAGCTCAAAAGATATTTACAATGGGACCTAGATTTGTAGTAATTAAAAAAGGAGAACATGGTGCTTTATTATTTAATGAAGACCAAATATTCTTCGCCCCAGCTTTACCTTTAGAAGAAGTTTTTGACCCAACAGGTGCAGGTGATACTTTTGCAGGTGGTTTTTCGGGTTACTTAGCCGCCAGTGACGATAGTTCTTTCGAAAATATGAAAAAGGCAATAATACACGGATCTAA
The genomic region above belongs to Maribacter hydrothermalis and contains:
- a CDS encoding ribonuclease H1 domain-containing protein — translated: MAKKGKFYVVWKGKKPGIFDSWAACKKSITNYAGAEYKSFESFDAAKKAYNGNYADFKGKKKTGPTLSKEELIRIGQPNYHSISVDAASSGNPGVMEYQGVDTKTGKKLFRQGPFPQGTNNIGEFLAIVHGLAFLKERNSDRIIYTDSRTAMSWVRKKNCNTKLTASTKNKDLFELIDRAVNWLKNNQYTTRIVKWETKAWGEIPADFGRK
- the purN gene encoding phosphoribosylglycinamide formyltransferase; this encodes MKTKQIILFASGSGSNVENIANYFKSRKDVTISCVLTNKSDAKVIERCNRLGINALFFNRQAFSKSDFILKMLQSLHPDLIVLAGFLWKMPEAITSAFPNKIVNIHPALLPKYGGKGMYGMHVHTAVKENNEKETGITIHYVNANYDEGAIIEQAKTVIESNDTVENIASKVHQLEYEYFPKVIDAILLKQ
- a CDS encoding acyl carrier protein; the protein is MSDIASRVKAIIVDKLGVDENEVVTEASFTNDLGADSLDTVELIMEFEKEFDIQIPDDQAENIATVGQAISYIQEAK
- a CDS encoding PAS domain-containing protein; translated protein: MIDLKDYDNAVIKFRKSLSFIMLPVISWDFYASNYEEIKQTEKDVDSLLRIVSANSWNIDTKIIDTKLKIDKNVVVVTDAKLNIVFATQNMWNMSQYRPEEIIGKSPKMFQGDLTSSTTLKIVSNAIKEKKPFEVTVVNYRKDGSTYKCWIQGQPVFDKKGDVVNFIAFEKEVA
- a CDS encoding PfkB family carbohydrate kinase, which encodes MGKLLIVGTVAFDAIETPFGKTDKILGGAATYIGLAASQFEVDSAIISIVGDDFPQDYLDLFTERNIDITALEIVKGGKTFFWKGKYHNDLNSRDTLVTELNTLADFNPVVPAAYKDADVVMLGNLHPIVQLGVINQMKKRPKLIVLDTMNFWMDNALNDLLEVIKHIDVLTINDEEARQLTGEYSLVKAAQKIFTMGPRFVVIKKGEHGALLFNEDQIFFAPALPLEEVFDPTGAGDTFAGGFSGYLAASDDSSFENMKKAIIHGSNLASFSVEKFGTERMLKLEHKEIRNRLHQFKKLTQFEIELQ
- a CDS encoding IPExxxVDY family protein; translated protein: MAAIYKINEDFYDESFIVIALHTTLEDYALVYGLNDTIKARFVRARKNFNLAENKSFPFFEWDDQFHDMYWVLVSNHSSEQQQILNNDLFQNEATYTKPRLIPEYKDVDYLLKIETDKEFDTSKLIKNILMLPRVMAAYEISTDKLKSKNNLIF
- the fabF gene encoding beta-ketoacyl-ACP synthase II — protein: MQLKRVVVTGLGALTPIGNNIEEYWNALVNGKSGSAPITYYDTEKFKVKFACELKNYNTEDYFDRKEGRKLDRFAQYALVSSDEAILDSKLDLEKVDKFRVGVIWGAGIGGLETFQNEVMNFANGDGTPRFNPFFIPKMIADIAPGNISIKHGFMGPNYTTVSACASAANAMIDALNYIRLGHCDVIVTGGSEAAVTIAGMGGFGAMHALSTRNESPETASRPFDATRDGFVLGEGAGALVLEEYEHAIARGAKIYAEVAGGGMSSDAYHMTAPHPDGIGVVRVMENCLRDAGLSIEDVDAINTHGTSTPLGDVAELKAITQVFGDHAKNININSTKSMTGHLLGAAGAIEAIASILAMEHGIVPPTINHTTVDENIDPSLNLTLNKAQKRDVKVAMSNTFGFGGHNACVVFKKLD
- the pyk gene encoding pyruvate kinase, with protein sequence MPTVKKTKIVATLGPATSKKEVLRSMIDAGVDVFRINFSHADYDDVKERVTMIRELNAEMETNTSILADLQGPKLRVGVMAGDVVVSPGDEITFVTGAPFEGSAERVYMNYKEFPRDVKAGERILLDDGKLMFQVVKTNGKDEVLAKVIQGGPLKSKKGVNLPNTNISLPALTKKDIKDAEFAISLEVDWIALSFVRFSQDLIDLQNIINKHSPHKIPIIAKIEKPEAVENIDKIVAYCDGLMVARGDLGVEVPAQEVPLIQKQLVLRAKKARIPVIIATQMMETMITSLTPTRAEVNDVANSVMDGADAVMLSGETSVGNYPVQVIEKMASILESVEGSDLIHVPHDPPHIRTKRYITKSICYHAALMANEIKAKAISTLTNSGYTAFQISAWRPSSHILVFTSNKRILTQLNLLWGVKAFFYDKDVSTDDTIDDVNRIAFNKGYLQVGDMLISLAAMPMKDKGMVNTLRVTEIESGDI
- the rnc gene encoding ribonuclease III translates to MSFPTNLFNSHPKEDGDFFLGVTKILGFKPKTLSFYKKAFLHRSMNKKDDNGNAMNYERLEFLGDSMLGTIISKHLYKEVPEGDEGYLTKMRSKIVSREHLNELGKDLGLINFVESRIPKSHFGQNIHGNVFEALVGAIYLDRGYSYCEKFIQKRVIGPYVDIEQLEGRVISYKSLVIEWCQKQKKTFDFDVYEDTGNDPLKHFAVKLSIGGNVVSKARATSKKKAEERASKRAFFALQDKMEN